One Pyrococcus furiosus DSM 3638 genomic window, ATATCTCCCCTCTAGAAAAAACGATTTTAGAAAACATATGAATAAAATTAAAAACAAAACTGGAGCTATCTCTCTTTGTATGTGAATTTTCCATTGCAGTATTCTCCTCTTCCATTATAAAGCCCAAAGACAGCACACCCATCTCTGTTTATTCTTCCCCATCCGGGTATAATGTTACAGAGGCAGGATGGATCTTTTATGAAGAAGGTCTTTCTAAAGAGGACTTCAGTCTTGTTTAAGATTATAATTTCACCAGAATAGGGTGAGCCATCGGGTTGAGGCTTTTCAAATCCTATTAGTACGTAATTGCCATTAGAAGTTAGAAAGACGTTTCTAATGGGGACAACGTTACTACCCAAGTCAATAACCTTAACAGTTCCATTCTCTCCCAGGATGTAGAGGTAGTCATTTGGAGCTTTTGCCCTAAATTCTTGATATGCTCGAGGAGCAGTCTGATACACGATGATGTAGAGATAGGTATAGGAGTGAGTTGCTAGAACTTTTGGAACTGCAGTTCCGTTCTCTTTCCCGTAGCTGTCCTCATAAGCCCACAAATAACTTGGAAACTCCATCCTCCATAGAAGCTCCCCATCCTTGCTACAAGCCTTCAAAACGACAACTGGCACTTTAGCTGTGACGTTCTCAACTGTGATGTTTGTCTTGCCTTGGGAGTCAACGATAAACTTCACTAAAGGAACTTCCTTCGTATCGTTCACTTCCTGAAGAACAACTGAACCCCAGTCGAGAGTGAAAACACGAGAATCACTAGTTATAAGACACCCTTCTTTTTGTTGTGCAGGGGGTTGAGAATGATAAGCGGTGTAGAGAAAAGCTAAGGTTATCCCCACTATAAAAATAAAAACAGTTAAGGTAAAAATAAGATACCTCACCACCAATCACCTACCTCCTATATTGTTCCATGAATAATTACTTAAATATTCCATAAACTTCTTTATGTCGACTCCATTTTCTACTGCAAATTTGTAGAGTGCTTTAAATTTGAAATCCTCTACTTTCTTGACTTCTCCTTCTAACATCATAGTTTGATTATTAAGACTAGAAACTACAATAACTTTATTCTCCTTTATTGCCATTGAGAGAATATTGCCTGTTGCTAGTGCATTTGTATTTTTCCCTCATAAATTTGTCACAATTGAAATAAATTTTATTATTTATAAAATTTTCTCTCCACGTGGATATATTATATAAATCCCGTTTGAATGATTTAATATTAATAAACTTATTATCAAAATTAAAGTTTTAACTTAATTAAGTTTAGCGAGGCCATTTTACTTCCTCACAAAAATAATCACAAAAAAGTAACTCTCACTTAATGGTAAAGTATTCAACTAAGCCTAAAACTTATTTAGCTCCAAAGCAGAGAAAAGTTATGGTGGGCCAGGTGGTTAGGAGAAGGGGTGCTTACCCAGAGTACACTTTGGAGGATGCACTTGCCGTTTTGTTTCTGGCGAAGGAACCAATTGGAAGAAAACAGATATCCGAAATACTCGAGCTTGGAGAGGGAAGCGTAAGGACACTTTTGGGAAGATTAACAAAGAAGGATTTAATAAGATCAAAGCAGAGAGGACACTTTCTAACTACCTGGGGACATGAAGTCAAAAAGAAAATAGAAGAACTATTTTCGGAACCTATTGAGGTTACCGTTGACGGGTTCCCAGGAGTTGCGATTATAGTTAAAAATCCAGGGGGGTTTAAATCTCTTGAGCTTAGAGACGAGGCAATAAAGTTCGACGCAAAAGGGGCCATGATTTTAACCGTAAAGAACGGGGAAATAGTATTTCCAGAGGATTCAAGACCTCTAAAAGAGATGTATCCAGAGATTGTCAAGAGACTCTATGATTATGAAGAGGGGGACTTAATAGTGATTACTTGGGCAGATAAAATTGGAAGGCGCTTAAAGCAGCCTTCACGTTGCAGTCGTCTTAAAGGGAGACCAACTCCCCAGGGAAATATTGGAGGTGGCTGAATGATTGTACTAGCGTTGGACGTGTATGAGAGAGAAAAGGCCTTAAGCATAGCGGAAGATGTTAAAGATTACATTTCAATGATAAAGGTGAACTGGCCCCTGATAATTGGAAGTGGTCTTGGAGTTATTTCAGAGCTAAAGAAGAAAACAGGCCTCCCGATAATAGCGGATCTAAAGCTGGCAGACATCCCAAACACAAATAGGTTGATAGCAAAGAAAGTTTATGATGCTGGGGCGGATTATATAATACTCCATTCCTTTGTAGGGAGGGACAGCGTAAAGGCAGTGAAGGAGCTAGGAGAAATTATAATGATAGTTGAGATGAGCCATCCTGGGGCCTTAGAATTCATAAACCCACTCACCGACAAGTTCATAGACATGGCCAATGAAATAAAGCCTTTCGGCGTCATAGCGCCAGGAACCAGGCCAGAGAGAATTAGATACATTAGAGAGAGGCTGAGTAAAGACATAAAAGTGCTTACCCCAGGAATTGGAGCCCAAGGAGGATCGCCAGTGGAGGCGTTGAAAGCTGGAGCAGATTACATCATCATTGGAAGGGCCATATACAATGCTGAAAGGCCCAGGGAAGCCGCTAAGAAGATTTTCGAGGAGGTGAAAGAATGGAGCTCAAGATAAAGCACCCCCTAAGCAAGAAGGATGTTAAAGAGATAATCAACGTCCTCTCTCAGATGTTTGGAGAGGAAATTGCAAGCAAGATGCTCACAAAGAAAGATGAGGTTAAGGTTGCGGAGTTCGATAAGACCACAGAGATAATCTTGGTAAATGACAGGCCGATGTTCATAAAGAGAAAAGACCTAATTTTCCCCTTGGTAATAGCTCTTTACGAGCTCTCTGATAAGGAAGATCTTAGGAAGTGGCCCAAGAGAGTAGTTGTGGATGAGGGAGCTGTGCCTCATATCCTAAATGGTGCAGATGTTATGGCCCCTGGGATTGTCGATGCAGATGAGAACATAAAAGAGGGTGACTTCGTATTTGTAGTTGAGGAAAACTACGGAAGACCTCTAGCCATTGGAATAGCACTCATGAGTGGAAAAGCAATGAAAGAGAAGAACAGGGGAAAGGCAGTGAAAGTCATCCACCACGCGAGGGATAAGATATGGGAGATAACCGCAAGGTAAGGGTTGTGGTGGGAGGTGTTTTCGACATCCTCCACGTCGGCCATGTCCACTTTTTGAAGATGGCTAAGGAGTTGGGTGATGAGTTAATAGTTATTGTTGCCCATGATGAAACCGTGAAGAGGAGAAAAGGAAGACCTCCTATTAATCCAGCTGAAGACAGGGCAGAACTGCTCAAGAGTATTAGGTATGTGGATGATGTTGTGATTGGAGAACCGGGTGAAATAAGTATAGATTTGATAAAAAGGCTGAAGCCGGACGTAATAGCCTTGGGACCAGATCAAGATTTTAGTTGCGAGGAGTTAAAGAAGAGGCTCAGAAAAGAGGGAATAAATGCGGAGGTTATCAGGTTGCCCTACTTGTATAAGTCCGATAGGGCAAAGACAAGTAAGATAATTCAGAGAATAA contains:
- the pyrF gene encoding orotidine-5'-phosphate decarboxylase, whose amino-acid sequence is MIVLALDVYEREKALSIAEDVKDYISMIKVNWPLIIGSGLGVISELKKKTGLPIIADLKLADIPNTNRLIAKKVYDAGADYIILHSFVGRDSVKAVKELGEIIMIVEMSHPGALEFINPLTDKFIDMANEIKPFGVIAPGTRPERIRYIRERLSKDIKVLTPGIGAQGGSPVEALKAGADYIIIGRAIYNAERPREAAKKIFEEVKEWSSR
- a CDS encoding adenylyltransferase/cytidyltransferase family protein, with amino-acid sequence MGDNRKVRVVVGGVFDILHVGHVHFLKMAKELGDELIVIVAHDETVKRRKGRPPINPAEDRAELLKSIRYVDDVVIGEPGEISIDLIKRLKPDVIALGPDQDFSCEELKKRLRKEGINAEVIRLPYLYKSDRAKTSKIIQRIIETFCE
- a CDS encoding RNA-binding protein, producing the protein MELKIKHPLSKKDVKEIINVLSQMFGEEIASKMLTKKDEVKVAEFDKTTEIILVNDRPMFIKRKDLIFPLVIALYELSDKEDLRKWPKRVVVDEGAVPHILNGADVMAPGIVDADENIKEGDFVFVVEENYGRPLAIGIALMSGKAMKEKNRGKAVKVIHHARDKIWEITAR